From Acropora muricata isolate sample 2 chromosome 14, ASM3666990v1, whole genome shotgun sequence, one genomic window encodes:
- the LOC136899542 gene encoding plasminogen receptor (KT)-like has protein sequence MGAILGSAMKETMEENLKKNQEFMKETQKMQLGRQLQMQNAMRERQMSMQLAGAREMFNWLASFYGIATLAMLAGFKRSRNPAALVPFLPLSFIVAYQADYVYGSKMSRIRDDAEKIMREERSFLELPFGMPNFQAIEEARLKAEKGSS, from the exons ATGGGTGCCATTCTCGGATCAGCTATGAAGGAAACAATGGAGGAAAATCTAAAGAAAAATCAAGAATTTATGAAAGAAACTCAAAAGATGCAG CTGGGCAGACAACTTCAGATGCAGAATGCTATGAGAGAACGGCAAATGTCCATGCAGCTGGCAGGAGCAAGAGAGATGTTTAATTGGCTGGCATCATTTTATGGCATTGCCACTCTGGCAATGCTTGCTGG GTTCAAGAGATCAAGAAATCCAGCGGCATTGGTTCCATTCTTGCCACTTTCATTTATTGTGGCTTACCAGGCAGATTACGTCTATGGCAGTAAAATGAGCAGGATAAGGG ACGACGCTGAAAAAATTATGAGAGAGGAGCGGTCATTTTTAGAACTTCCCTTTGGGATGCCCAACTTTCAAGCAATTGAGGAGGCACGACTCAAAGCAGAAAAGGGAAGTTCCTGA
- the LOC136898470 gene encoding uncharacterized protein, translating to MAASIRSVIKLTEEDIPGASLAGRLPSQLKIEELKFWLLCRGDSCKGLKTKAEFVKRLEEYISSGRDKNIIDPDRDQIYTKRKERQKSYLDCGAASPIQPIKFPTDGWSSSLLRMPMFTRAEMNVHILKSGKHIDPHSKSHSVPTSMRKAKTFLEDEYLNDLSVASDQVHFFFKSKCHHSFKKNDPPHNLKVALDLVSGEVKSASCSCVAGQIGFCNHILALLMKICKLSLYGCKDVSELEEEDDMQPTKACTSTLQLWHRKGRGDAIYPQPVMEISVKKTKLDDGSQSSKEPGLNCLLYEARNNLRTQYVDEVKFKEKLLQINPAMPLAQILAPRTSDRDRVETRFGRFQPGSYGSYQLSFTEANFQVFCDINSMPRTVPSEETPICSDFPQLPIDDVGEFQCPNEIGELEKKLLEYLTVDKRKLNEIESKTTAQADSEAWKNERKFRFTASNFGLIMNRRRNHSTLVQNMLHPKPFSSRHTAHGKKYESVALMQYQKYMFSTRRKIQVLKSGFVVCQDLPILGASPDAKVIDTGCRDTYGLAEVKCPESKFRVTPVDACSDPNFFLALIDGKPRLRRNHHYYAQVQVQLGATQCKWCDFIVYTSKGMSIERIPYDHAYWASMKNKLKNYYFDYFISTAAVEFCT from the exons atggccGCATCTATAAGGTCTGTAATAAAGCTTACGGAGGAAGATATTCCAGGTGCATCCCTGGCAGGGAGATTACCGTCGCAGCTAAAAATTGAAGAGCTAAAATTTTGGCTTCTATGTCGCGGTGATTCCTGCAAAGGACTCAAAACAAAGGCAGAATTCGTGAAAAG GTTAGAAGAATATATTTCAAGTGGCCGTGACAAGAACATCATCGACCCAGATCGGGATCAGATATATacgaagagaaaagaaaggcaaAAGAGTTATTTGGACTGCGGGGCTGCATCTCCAATACAGCCAATAAAGTTTCCTACCGATGGCTGGTCGTCAAGCCTGTTACGTATGCCCATGTTTACCCGTGCTGAAATGAATGTGCACATATTAAAATCTGGAAAACACATCGATCCACATAGTAAGTCACACTCAGTGCCGACTAGCATGAgaaaggcaaaaacatttttggaagaTGAATATTTAAACGATTTATCGGTCGCAAGTGATCAAGTGCACTTCTTTTTCAAGTCCAAGTGTCATCATAGTTTTAAGAAGAACGATCCACCGCACAATTTGAAAGTAGCGCTAGATTTGGTTTCTGGAGAGGTCAAAAGCGCTTCATGTTCTTGTGTTGCCGGACAGATTGGATTTTGTAATCATATTTTGGCTCTGCTTatgaaaatatgcaaattgagTCTTTATGGCTGCAAAGATGTCAGTGAACTTGAAGAAGAGGATGACATGCAACCTACAAAGGCATGCACCTCAACTCTTCAGTTATGGCACAGAAAGGGTAGAGGTGATGCAATTTATCCCCAGCCTGTTATGgaaatttcagtgaaaaaaacaaagcttGATGATGGCTCACAGTCCTCCAAAGAGCCTGGATTAAATTGTCTTCTGTATGAAGCCAGAAATAACTTGCGAACTCAGTATGTTGATGAGGTTAAATTCAAAGAGAAACTTCTCCAGATTAATCCTGCAATGCCATTGGCACAGATTCTGGCTCCAAGAACAAGTGACAGAGACAGAGTGGAAACTAGATTTGGCAGATTTCAACCAGGATCTTATGGAAGCTACCAGCTATCTTTCACTGAAGccaattttcaagtattttgtgATATAAATTCAATGCCTAGAACTGTTCCAAGTGAAGAAACACCTATTTGTTCAGATTTTCCACAGCTTCCTATTGATGATGTAGGAGAATTTCAGTGTCCAAATGAAATTggtgaattggaaaaaaaactacTAGAGTACCTAACTGTTGACAAGCGCAAACTGAATGAAATTGAAAGCAAAACCACTGCCCAAGCTGATTCAGAAGcctggaaaaatgagaggaaaTTTAGGTTTACTGCCTCGAATTTTGGACTAATAATGAACAGAAGGAGAAATCACTCCACCCTGGTACAGAACATGTTGCACCCAAAGCCTTTTTCATCTAGACACACTGCACATGGTAAAAAATATGAGTCAGTGGCCTTAATGCAGTACCAAAAGTACATGTTTTCTACTCGAAGAAAAATCCAAGTATTAAAATCAGGGTTTGTTGTTTGCCAGGACTTACCAATCCTTGGAGCTTCGCCTGATGCCAAGGTCATTGACACTGGATGCAGAGATACTTATGGATTAgctgaagtgaaatgtcctgAATCGAAATTCAGAGTTACACCTGTAGACGCATGTTCTGACCCAAATTTCTTTTTAGCACTAATTGATGGAAAGCCTAGACTTAGACGTAATCATCACTATTATGCCCAAGTACAAGTACAGCTAGGGGCAACACAATGTAAATGGTGTGACTTCATTGTTTACACTAGCAAAGGCATGAGCATAGAAAGAATCCCATATGACCATGCATACTGGGCCAGTATGAAGAACAAGCTGAAGAATTATTACTTTGATTACTTTATTTCCACAGCTGCTGTTGAATTTTGTACATAA
- the LOC136899541 gene encoding galanin receptor 2a-like yields MNNSNATSSDICVPGPAMFTWSLRLVYAAIFLLGVFGNAVVCFAILKRKAPQNSCNVFTFNLAFHDLFLVVLYVPTQMIVLEHCFTWILGNFMCHLVNIILPICQSASIGTLLAITADRYRAIVFPVKSRLTRKTVLRIIAAIWMGSMVSALPLVFNIKEVSPEPEVVHCVEVWSPDWLAEVYWVSMFVIQYLLPLSAISILAGITAYSLKKSAHSVAMESCAQSEMLRKTVLKRVKQTKRITKMLIALVLLYAICMLPQHVVYTFWTAYGDLGDKAYREHANIIANIFPIANSALNALAYGTLNKEFHGVFKALFHFICCNKQRARQEFARGGLQQRTLSTNDATSKMNPRRQFLLQENGREMVTMSPPLSEQKQKQRKTRGKQYSPVLQERKIQWNSNTAQKDKTDALIDSDESYVLQERMTVV; encoded by the coding sequence ATGAATAACTCCAATGCAACCTCGTCTGATATTTGTGTTCCTGGGCCTGCCATGTTTACGTGGAGTCTGCGTTTAGTTTACGCCGCTATCTTTCTTCTTGGAGTGTTTGGAAACGCCGTTGTGTGTTTTGCAATCCTGAAGCGCAAGGCACCACAAAACAGCTGCAACGTGTTTACTTTCAACCTTGCATTTCACGATCTGTTTCTTGTCGTGTTGTACGTACCAACTCAAATGATCGTTTTGGAACATTGTTTCACTTGGATTCTGGGAAATTTCATGTGTCACTTAGTTAATATAATATTGCCAATCTGTCAATCTGCCTCCATTGGCACATTACTGGCCATCACCGCCGACCGATACCGCGCGATTGTGTTCCCTGTGAAATCGCGACTGACCAGGAAGACGGTGCTTCGCATAATAGCAGCGATTTGGATGGGTTCCATGGTCTCTGCATTGCCTCTAGTATTCAATATTAAGGAAGTTTCTCCAGAACCTGAAGTCGTGCACTGTGTGGAAGTCTGGTCACCAGACTGGTTAGCAGAAGTATACTGGGTGTCCATGTTTGTCATTCAATATCTCCTTCCTTTGTCTGCGATTTCGATTCTGGCTGGAATCACTGCGTATAGCTTGAAGAAAAGTGCTCATTCCGTTGCTATGGAGAGCTGTGCACAAAGCGAAATGTTAAGGAAAACGGTTCTTAAGCGtgttaaacaaacaaaacgaatTACAAAGATGTTGATCGCGCTGGTTTTGTTGTACGCTATCTGCATGTTACCGCAACATGTCGTTTATACTTTTTGGACAGCATACGGAGACCTCGGCGACAAAGCTTACCGGGAGCACGCAAACATCATCGCAAACATCTTCCCGATTGCTAACAGCGCACTAAATGCTCTTGCTTACGGAACACTGAACAAGGAATTCCATGGCGTGTTTAAAGccttgtttcatttcatttgttgcaACAAGCAGAGGGCGCGGCAAGAATTTGCCAGAGGAGGTCTACAGCAACGCACGCTATCTACTAACGATGCAACGTCAAAAATGAATCCCCGGCGTCAATTCTTGCTTCAGGAAAACGGCAGAGAAATGGTTACTATGTCACCGCCTTTGAGCGAGCAAAagcagaaacaaagaaaaacaagggGAAAGCAGTATTCGCCAGTTCTTCAGGAACGAAAAATTCAATGGAATTCCAACACGGCACAGAAAGACAAGACTGATGCATTAATTGATTCCGATGAGAGTTATGTCCTTCAGGAAAGAATGACAGTTGTGTGA
- the LOC136898485 gene encoding uncharacterized protein: protein MSRITNSESINLSDSYAVLLDETLRENRALRAMLIERDEQNVRNIRGLSDKVESLCHLMSERNHAEQNERHLKKKSTSKVHVPSRCRTEFRTMYKCLLENDATFQGFYLEESASSSRNKAAFDLVVEAIKNDQGENECPWSTAQLRGAFVTYLRSLKDTQRWKRLPGRLDHNTVCRRQGRLKEKIARRKAAVDTLDWEDSKKERCKKFLIADYTSSDESEMSEDENGLDVKRFVTKRLSWEGVKLTELKNFLDLAYKRSLSPHLRNLQTERVVGNKVSLRGSPPCAPKWTVRPSPLATSTPAREGRNM, encoded by the exons ATGTCAAGAATCACGAATTCTGAAAGTATAAACCTCAGCGACAGTTACGCTGTCCTTTTGGATGAAACACTGCGGGAAAATCGTGCACTAAGAGCGATGTTGATCGAGCGGGACGAGCAAAATGTCCGCAATATCAGGGGATTGAGCGATAAAGTTGAGTCTCTTTGCCATTTGATGAGTGAGAGGAACCACGCCGAACAAAATGAAAGACATTTAAAGAAGAAAAGTACTTCGAAAGTGCATGTCCCATCAAGATGCCGG ACTGAATTTCGCACCATGTACAAGTGCCTTTTGGAAAATGATGCTACCTTCCAGGGCTTTTACCTGGAGGAAAG TGCCTCCTCAAGTCGCAACAAGGCAGCATTTGATTTGGTGGTTGAGGCCATAAAGAATGACCAAGGTGAAAATGAATGTCCATGGTCAACTGCTCAGCTAAGAG GTGCTTTTGTAACGTACTTAAGGAGCTTGAAGGACACCCAGAGATGGAAAAGGTTACCTGGAAGGTTGGACCATAATACAGTGTGCAGGAGGCAAGGGAGATTGAAAGAG AAAATTGCTCGAAGAAAAGCAGCTGTCGACACATTGGACTGGGAAGATTCAAAGAAAGAGCGGTGTAAAAAGTTTTTAATTGCAGACTACACCAGTTCTGATGAGAGTGAGATGTCAGAGGATGAAAATGGTCTTGATGTTAAAAGATTTGTTACAAAAAGGTTGTCTTGGGAAGGGGTAAAGTTAACTGAGCTTAAAAACTTCCTTGACTTAGCATACAAGAGGTCTTTAAGTCCTCACTTGAGAAATTTGCAGACAGAAAGAGTAGTTGGCAATAAAGTGTCTCTTAGGGGTTCTCCACCTTGTGCTCCAAAGTGGACTGTTCGTCCTTCACCACTAGCCACCAGCACCCCTGCCCGGGAAGGACGCAACATGTAA